One window from the genome of Cuculus canorus isolate bCucCan1 chromosome 12, bCucCan1.pri, whole genome shotgun sequence encodes:
- the CD276 gene encoding CD276 antigen isoform X1 has product MRGGAAANEGRGHRPSPARPAGSARSRPSRAACPLGTLAVREKISFENDSLGCAHFCFLTQRLLVPKMLYPLLALGALVLGLAGAMEIQVPEEPVVALFGQDATLRCSFSPEANFSLDNLTLFWHLTDTKRLVHSFSGGRDQLANQGDSYANRTALFYDQLAQGNVSLLLRRVEISDEGSFTCFVWVQHYSSAAVTLQVAAPYSKPTMNLEPHKDLKPGDLAIVTCHASRGYPEASVLWQDSQGRNITENITTSQVANEEGLFDMHSVLQVLVEPSSTYSCLVRNPVLQQETQASVTFTGQHLTFPAVALWVTVGLAICVVGLFAVMVYICQKKVRQSCKEEEENAGTEEQDEEGEEPKTALRPLKSAESQDDNEQEID; this is encoded by the exons ATGAGGGGCGGTGCCGCAGCCAATGAGGGCCGTGGCCACCGCCCCAGCCCGGCCCGGCCCGCAGGGAGCGCGCGCTCCCGCCCGTCGCGCGCCGCCTGCCCG CTTGGAACACTTGCAGTGAGAGAGAAGATTTCCTTTGAGAACGACAGCCTGGGCTGTGCTCACTTCTGCTTTCTCACTCAACGTTTGCTTGTGCCAAAGATGCTCTACCCACTGCTTGCCCTGGGAGCGCTGGTGCTCGGCCTGGCAG GTGCCATGGAGATCCAGGTCCCGGAAGAGCCTGTGGTGGCACTTTTTGGCCAAGATGCCACCCTGCgctgctccttctccccagaGGCCAACTTCAGCCTTGACAACCTGACCCTCTTCTGGCATCTGACAGACACCAAGCGCTTGGTCCATAGCTTCTCCGGTGGGCGAGACCAGCTAGCAAACCAGGGTGACAGCTACGCCAACCGGACGGCCCTCTTCTATGACCAGCTGGCCCAGGGCAACGTTTCACTGCTTCTCCGACGTGTGGAGATCTCAGATGAGGGCAGCTTCACCTGCTTTGTTTGGGTCCAACACTACAGCAGTGCAGCCGTGACATTGCAGGTGGCAG CTCCCTACTCCAAGCCAACTATGAACCTGGAGCCCCACAAGGACTTGAAGCCAGGAGATCTGGCGATCGTGACTTGCCATGCTTCCCGCGGCTACCCCGAGGCCAGTGTCCTCTGGCAGGACAGCCAGGGCAGGAACATCACAGAAAATATCACCACGTCCCAGGTGGCCAATGAGGAAGGTCTCTTTGACATGCACAGCGTCCTCCAGGTGCTGGTGGAACCCAGCAGCACCTACTCCTGCCTGGTGCGAAacccagtgctgcagcaggagacCCAAGCCTCTGTCACCTTCACAG gCCAACACCTCACCTTCCCTGCTGTGGCTCTCTGGGTGACGGTGGGACTGGCCATCTGCGTCGTGGGGCTGTTTGCTGTCATGGTGTACATCTGCCAGAAGAAAGTCCGTCAGAGCTgcaaagaagaggaggaaaacgCAG GGACAGAGGAGCAGGATGAAGAGGGAGAAGAACCCAAGACAG ccCTGCGGCCCCTGAAGAGTGCAGAGAGCCAAGACG atAATGAACAAGAAATCGATTGA
- the CD276 gene encoding CD276 antigen isoform X2, whose product MHWSFGWCQTGSKPHPVFYGGLGTLAVREKISFENDSLGCAHFCFLTQRLLVPKMLYPLLALGALVLGLAGAMEIQVPEEPVVALFGQDATLRCSFSPEANFSLDNLTLFWHLTDTKRLVHSFSGGRDQLANQGDSYANRTALFYDQLAQGNVSLLLRRVEISDEGSFTCFVWVQHYSSAAVTLQVAAPYSKPTMNLEPHKDLKPGDLAIVTCHASRGYPEASVLWQDSQGRNITENITTSQVANEEGLFDMHSVLQVLVEPSSTYSCLVRNPVLQQETQASVTFTGQHLTFPAVALWVTVGLAICVVGLFAVMVYICQKKVRQSCKEEEENAGTEEQDEEGEEPKTALRPLKSAESQDDNEQEID is encoded by the exons ATGCATTGGTCCTTTGGCTGGTGCCAGACTGGAAGCAAACCTCATCCTGTGTTTTATGGCGGG CTTGGAACACTTGCAGTGAGAGAGAAGATTTCCTTTGAGAACGACAGCCTGGGCTGTGCTCACTTCTGCTTTCTCACTCAACGTTTGCTTGTGCCAAAGATGCTCTACCCACTGCTTGCCCTGGGAGCGCTGGTGCTCGGCCTGGCAG GTGCCATGGAGATCCAGGTCCCGGAAGAGCCTGTGGTGGCACTTTTTGGCCAAGATGCCACCCTGCgctgctccttctccccagaGGCCAACTTCAGCCTTGACAACCTGACCCTCTTCTGGCATCTGACAGACACCAAGCGCTTGGTCCATAGCTTCTCCGGTGGGCGAGACCAGCTAGCAAACCAGGGTGACAGCTACGCCAACCGGACGGCCCTCTTCTATGACCAGCTGGCCCAGGGCAACGTTTCACTGCTTCTCCGACGTGTGGAGATCTCAGATGAGGGCAGCTTCACCTGCTTTGTTTGGGTCCAACACTACAGCAGTGCAGCCGTGACATTGCAGGTGGCAG CTCCCTACTCCAAGCCAACTATGAACCTGGAGCCCCACAAGGACTTGAAGCCAGGAGATCTGGCGATCGTGACTTGCCATGCTTCCCGCGGCTACCCCGAGGCCAGTGTCCTCTGGCAGGACAGCCAGGGCAGGAACATCACAGAAAATATCACCACGTCCCAGGTGGCCAATGAGGAAGGTCTCTTTGACATGCACAGCGTCCTCCAGGTGCTGGTGGAACCCAGCAGCACCTACTCCTGCCTGGTGCGAAacccagtgctgcagcaggagacCCAAGCCTCTGTCACCTTCACAG gCCAACACCTCACCTTCCCTGCTGTGGCTCTCTGGGTGACGGTGGGACTGGCCATCTGCGTCGTGGGGCTGTTTGCTGTCATGGTGTACATCTGCCAGAAGAAAGTCCGTCAGAGCTgcaaagaagaggaggaaaacgCAG GGACAGAGGAGCAGGATGAAGAGGGAGAAGAACCCAAGACAG ccCTGCGGCCCCTGAAGAGTGCAGAGAGCCAAGACG atAATGAACAAGAAATCGATTGA
- the LOC104066318 gene encoding zona pellucida sperm-binding protein 3, with product MGFGGSLGVALFCWMLTETMSYIPWGFPQRDSGVLRVRGDSSWSRPRVPSFSQSSPWAWVDVSQLQAAAPLHPVTVQCQEALVVVTVHRDLFGTGRLVRAEDLTLGLSACLPVSQNAAESTVTFVAGLHECGSTLQITPDSLIYKTSLFYKPTPSANLVIVRTNTAVVPIECHYPRKSNVSSKAVRPTWVPFHSTLSAEEKMMFSLRLMNDDWSTERLSNGFQLGESLHLQADVASGGHVPLRLFVDDCVATLTPDRNSSPRYALIDLNGCLVDGRSDDTTSAFISPRPKQETLQFMVGAFKFVADDRNLIYITCHLKVSPADQAPNPLNKACSFNRASSLWVPLEGTGDICSCCETGNCLSYGGYSRRINPLARWSGRRLKRDIPSKQDGPSRAAEADVSVGPLLILDPAQGLQSSSGGLAPAGKTSHGAAERLPTLVQVSMLTAATLLSLTALGVFLVCRKHSCPPGASL from the exons atggggtttggaggcagcctgggtgTTGCTCTGTTCTGCTGGATGCTGACTGAGACAATGTCTTATATCCCTTGGGGTTTCCCTCAAAGGGACTCAGGGGTCTTGAGGGTCCGCGGAGACTCCTCTTGGAGCCGGCCCCGTGTGCCTTCCTTCTCCCAATCCTCTCCGTGGGCTTGGGTGGATGTTTCCCAACTCCAGGCTGCTGCCCCGTTGCACCCTGTGACTGTGCAGTGCCAGGAGGCGCTGGTGGTGGTCACGGTCCACAGGGACCTCTTTGGCACAGGACGCCTGGTCAGGGCTGAGGACTTGACCCTTGGCTTGTCTGCTTGCTTGCCTGTGTCCCAGAACGCTGCTGAGAGCACGGTGACCTTTGTGGCTGGGCTGCATGAGTGTGGCAGCACTTTGCAG ATAACCCCAGACTCCTTGATCTACAAAACAAGTTTGTTCTACAAACCTACTCCTTCTGCCAACCTGGTCATTGTAAGGACAAACACGGCTGTGGTTCCTATTGAGTGTCACTATCCTAG GAAAAGCAACGTGAGCAGCAAGGCTGTCCGGCCCACATGGGTTCCTTTCCACTCGACCCTGTCAGCGGAGGAGAagatgatgttttctttgcGTCTCATGAATG ATGACTGGAGCACTGAGAGGCTCTCTAACGGCTTCCAGCTGGGGGAAAGCCTGCACCTCCAGGCTGATGTTGCTTCTGGGGGTCATGTACCTCTGAGGCTCTTTGTGGATGACTGTGTTGCTACTCTGACTCCAGACAGGAACTCCTCTCCCCGATATGCCTTGATTGACCTCAATGG GTGCTTGGTGGATGGGAGATCAGATGATACCACTTCAGCCTTCATCTCTCCAAGGCCAAAGCAGGAAACGCTGCAGTTCATGGTTGGCGCATTCAAGTTTGTGGCAGATGACAGGAACTTG ATCTACATCACTTGCCACTTGAAGGTCTCCCCAGCTGACCAAGCCCCAAATCCATTGAACAAGGCCTGTTCCTTCAACAGAGCCAGCAGCCT TTGGGTTCCTCTGGAGGGTACTGGAGacatctgcagctgctgtgagaCTGGCAACTGTCTGTCCTATGGAGGATACTCCCGGAGAATTAACCCTCTGGCCAGATGGTCTGGGAGGCGGTTGAAGAGAGACATTCCTTCCAAACAAG ATGGTCCCTCAAGGGCGGCAGAGGCTGATGTCTCGGTTGGACCACTATTAATCCTTGATCCAGCTCAGGGATTGCAGAGTTCCTCGGGAGGTCTTGCACCAGCAGGGAAGACCTCACATG GTGCTGCTGAAAGACTTCCCACACTGGTCCAAGTGTCTATGCTCACAGCAGCCACTCTGCTGAGCTTAACTGCTCTTGGAGTGTTTCTTGTGTGCCGAAAACATAGCTGCCCTCCTGGAGCATCCTTGTAA